The DNA segment GATGTGATGCCCCGGCTTCGCGTGAATGCCTTGTACGCGAATATCCTCAAGCAAAACAAGGGTGAGGGCTCACTCACTTCGCAATTGCAGGAAGCAAAATGGCTCATCAAGAACATGCGCCAGCGCTTCGACACGATCCTGCGGGTTTCTCAAGCCATTGTGGAGCGACAACGCAATTTCTTTTCGCATGGCGCCGTCGCCATGCGCCCTCTTGTCTTGCGCGAAATAGCTGATACACTAGGTTTACACGAGAGTACTATTTCTCGTGTAACAACGCAGAAGTACATGCTGACGCCGCATGGCATGTTTGAGCTGAAGTATTTCTTCGGCAGCCATGTCGCCACAGAAGCCGGCGGCGAAGCTTCATCAACGGCGATACGGGCGTTGATCAAACAATTGATAGGAGCTGAAGACCCCAAGAACCCCCTCTCTGACAGCAAGATTGCAGAAATGCTGGGGGAGCAAGGCATGGTCGTTGCCCGGCGCACTGTGGCCAAGTACCGCGAAGCCTTGAAAATCCCGCCAGTCAACCTGCGCAAGTCCTTGTAGTAGTCCTTGCAGTATTTGTTGTATTCGTTGCTGTGTTCAGGCGACACGCACTTGCCTTTGTCGACCGTGAACCGCCAGTGACCTTATTTTAAGGAGCGCTGTATGAATCTGACCATCAGTGGACATCATCTCGAACTGACCCCTCCTATCAGGGAATATGTGCATGCCAAGCTGGAGCGCATCAGGCGCCACTTCGACCATGTCATTGATGCTGCGGTCATCCTCACCGTGGACAAACTTGCAGAGAAAGACAAGCGCCAGCGGGCTGAAATCACCTTGCGCATGCGGGGCAAGGATGTCCATGTGGAATCCATCGCGCATGACCTTTATGCCGCAATCGATGGGCTGGTCGACAAACTCGACCGTCAGGTCCTCAAGTACAAGGCCATCCTCCAGGATCACCAGCACCAGGCCATCAAGCACTTGCCGGAATCCATGACGGCCGCACCGGAAGAATAAAACCGGCGCAATCAACTTCTGCAAATGTAACCAGGGGCGCGCCAAGCGCCCTTTTTATTACCCGATCATGAACGACCATATCCTGACCCGCATCCAGCATCGCACTGGCATGCTCACCCTGAACCGCCCGCAGGCACTGAACTCGCTGTCACTGGAAATGGTGCGCGCCATGACGCGCGCGCTGCTGGACTGGCGCGATGACGATGCAATCAAGGCGGTGTTCATCCACAGCAATAGTGAAAAAGCCTTTTGCGCCGGCGGCGATATCCGTTTTTTTTACCAGTCCGGGCAAGCCACGCCACAGCAAGGCAGCGCCCTGATAGAGGATTTTTTTACCGAGGAATATGCGCTTAACCGGCTGATCCATCACTACCCCAAGCCCTACATCGTGCTCATGGATGGCATCGTGATGGGTGGCGGCATGGGCATTGCCCAGTGCCACTCAGCCGGAAGGCTGCGGATCGTCACTGAACGCAGCAAGCTCGCCATGCCCGAAGTGAATATTGGCCTGTTTCCGGACGTCGGCGGAAGTTATTTCCTGTCGCGTGCGCCGGCTCAGATCGGCACCTGGCTGGCCCTGACGGCCAATCCCGTCGGCGCCGCCGATGCCCTGCATGCGGGGCTGGCGGATGTGTTTATTCCGGCGGAGCGGCTGGCGGACCTGCACGCCTTGGCGGGCACAGGCGACGGCAACGATATCGACCAGGACGTGCGCCACTTTGCCGCGCAATTTTCTGCAGGCGACACCGGCGAACTGGCACGGCAGCGTGACGCCATCGACCACCACTTTTCCTTTGACGACGTGCCATCGATCATGGATTCGCTGGCCGGCGATGCCTCGGCGTTTGCGCAGACCACCCTGGCAACCATGCAAAAGCGCTCGCCGCTCATGCTGTGCGTGACCTTGCGGCAGTTGCGCGCGGGCGCCGGCATGACATTCGAAGAGTGCCTGCGCATGGAACGTTCGATGATGCGCCACTGCTTCAAGCAGGGCGAGGCCTTCGAGGGCATCCGTGCCGCCGTGATCGACAAGGACTTGTGCCCGGCATGGGGATCGCCCTCGCCGCAAGCCGTCAGCGCAGAAATGGTGGCAGGATTTTTCCAGCCTGCGTGGCCGGCGCATGCGCACCCGTTGCGCACTTGGCTCTAGAGGCCGCGGGCTTCAGATCTCGTCGATCATGAACAGGCGGCGGTGTTCGCGCATGGCGTAGCGATCCGTCATGCCTGCGATATAGTCGGCAACCTTGCGCGCCTGCCGTGCCGGATCGCCGCCAGCCACCTGGTAGTCCGGCGCCAGCAGGCGCGGCTCTGCCATGAACGTCTCGAAAAGCTCGCGCACGATCCGTTTGGCCTTGCTGGTCATGCGGTTGACCTGGTAATGCCGGTACAGGTTCTCGCGCAGGAAACGTTTGAGCAGCAACTCTTCCTTGCGCATGGCATCGGAAAAACTGATGAGTGCGGGCGCGTTGCGCACCTGTTCGAGGCTTTGCACGCCAGCATCCTGAATTTTTTGTCCGGAAGTGCTGATCAGGTCGACGATTAGGGTATTGATCATCCGCCGCACGGTCTCGTTGATCATCCGCCGCCCGCCGATACCCGGAAACGCAGCTTCCGCCTCGCGCCGATGGCGCGCGAAAAAATCGATTTCGTCGAGCTGCTCGATGGTCAGCAAGCCTGAGCGCAAGCCATCGTCGATATCATGGTTGTTGTAGGCGATTTCATCGGCGAGGTTGGCCAGTTGCGCTTCCAGGGTTGGCTGCTTCTTTTCCAGGAATCGCTGCCCGAGCTCGCCCAGCATGTGCGCATTCTGCGAGGAACAGTGCTTCAAAACGCCTTCGCGCGTTTCAAACATCAGGTTTAATCCATCGAATGCGCCATAGCGCTCTTCGAGCTTGTCGACCACCCGCAGGCTCTGCAAGTTGTGTTCGAAGCCGCCATATTGGTCCATGCAGGCGTTGAGGGCATCCTGCCCGGCGTGGCCGAACGGCGTATGCCCGAGGTCGTGGGCCAGCGAAATCGCTTCAACCAGGTCTTCATTCAGGCGCAGATTGCGCGCGATCGAGCGGGCAATCTGTGCCACCTCAATGCTATGCGTCAGGCGCGTGCGGAACAGGTCGCCTTCATGATTGACGAACACCTGGGTCTTGTATTCCAGGCGGCGAAAGGCGGTGGAGTGGACGATGCGGTCACGATCGCGCTGGAACTCGGTACGCGAGGTGGCGGGCGATTCGGCGAAACGCCTGCCTCGCGATGTCGCGGAATGTGCCGCATAGGGAGCGAGGTAGGCTTCGAGATTCATGTCAGCCGATGCAGGCGTTGATGCTTTCAATCAGGATTTCCTGAGGCACCGTGGTGATGACGGCAGTCCCCAGGGGCTTGAGAAGAATGAACTTGATCTGCCCGGCCTCGTTTTTCTTGTCGACTTGCATGAGTTCGATCCAGCGCGCGGCGCCAAGGTCAGGTGCGCGCACCGGCAAGCCTGCTGCGCGCACCAGCGCCGCAATACGCTCTTTTGCGGCAGCGTCGATGTAACCCAGGCGTTGCGACAATTCTGCAGCCATGACCATGCCACAGCCGACCGCTTCGCCATGCAGCCATTCGCCATAGCCAAGCCCCGCCTCGATTGCATGGCCGAAGGTATGGCCGAAATTGAGGATGGCGCGCAAGCCGCCTTCCCGCTCGTCCTGGCGCACCACGTCTGCCTTGATCTCGCACGAACGCTGGATGGCATAGGCGATCGCATGGGCATCACGCGCCATGAGCTTGGCGATGTTCGTTTCAATCCAGTCGAAAAACGCGGCATCGATAATTGCGCCATGCTTGATGACTTCTGCCATGCCGGCCGATAGCTCGCGCGACGCCAGGGTATCCAGCGTCAAGGTATCGGCGATCACGGCTTGCGGCTGGTAAAAGGCGCCGATCATGTTCTTGCCCAGCGGATGATTGATGCCGGTCTTGCCGCCCACCGAGGAATCCACTTGCGCCAGCAGCGTGGTCGGCACTTGCACGAAAGGCACGCCACGCATGTACGTGGCCGCGGCAAATCCTGTCATGTCGCCGATCACGCCGCCACCGAGCGCCACCAAGGTTGTCTTGCGGTCGCATTTTTGCGCCAGCAAGACATCGAAAATGCGCATCAGGTTTTCCCAGGTTTTCTCCTCCTCCCCATCAGGCAGGATAATCGTTGTCACCTGTTTGCCGGCAGCTTGCAGCGAAGACGTCAGCCGCTCCAGATAAAGCGGTGCCACAACCGTGTTGGTGACAATCGCGGCGCGGGGGCCGGCGATATGGTGCCCCACCACATTCGGATTTGCCAGCAAGGACTGGCCAATCGTGATCGGGTATGCGCGTTCGCCCAGATCGACCTGCAATTCAATGGGCGTAAAAGACTGGTTGGACATGGTTATCTCAGAAAAAACGGTCGTTCAGGCTTCCGGGGCGGCTTTCGCCTGCTCTGCCGCTTCCAGCCGTTCGAGTTCGGTCAGAATGGTCTGTACCAGTGATTGTACGTTAGGGCGACCGGTTTCGACGACCAGGTCCGCCACTTCGAGATAGAGCGGTTCACGTATACGTGCCAGTTCCTCAAGGCGGGCGCGCGGATCCGCAGTCTGCAGCAGGGGCCGGTTCTTGTCATGGCTGGTACGCTGCAAAATGCTCGAGATGCTGGCACGCAGGTAGATCACCACGCCCCCAGCTTTCAGGCATGCCCGGTTTTCCGGCTTGAGGATGGCGCCGCCCCCTGTGGCCAGGACGATGCCTGGCTGTGCAGTCAAGTCGCGGATGGCTTCTGTTTCGCGCTGGCGAAAACCTTCCTCGCCCTCGATCTCGAAAATCAAAGGAATAGAGGCGCCGGTACGCGCCTCTATTTCATGATCCGAATCGATGAAACGCCGATTGAGTTTTTTGGCAAGGGCACGGCCGACGGTAGTCTTGCCTGCGCCCATGAGGCCGACGAGGAATATATTTTTGTTCATACAATTCAGGGCTGGAAACGCAATTTTATTGCTTTTCCCTCATTCGCGCGAGCCCAGACCCTGAATTGTGAAACGTTCTCTCGCTGATTACCGTACCGACAGCTTGTCACTCAGGATCTTCGGCGTCAGGAAGATCAGAAGTTCGGTCTTGTCATTGGTACGGCTGGTGGTCTTGAACAGGTTGCCCAGGACAGGAATATCGCCGAACAATGGCACTTTGGAGACTGAGTCACGCTCAACCTGCTGGTAAATACCGCCCAACACGATCGTGCCGCCATTTTCAACCAGCACTTGCGTTTTTACGTGCTTGGTGTCGATCGCAAAACCGGAAATCGTTTGCTGGCCGACGCTATCCTTGTTCACATCGACATCCAGAATCACATTGCCATCCGGCGTAATCTGCGGGGTTACTTCGAGTTTCAGATTGGCTTTCCGGAAGGCGACAGAAGTAGCACCACTGCTGGTCGCTTGCTGGTATGGCAATTCCGTACCCTGCTCGATCAAGGCTTTCAACTGATCAGCAGTCACGATACGCGGGCTGGAGATAATCTTGCCCTTGCCATCCGCTTCCAGGGCCGATAGTTCCAGGCTAATGAAGCGCGTTGCGGCGGCATTGAATAATGATACCGCGATGGTACCTGCGGTATTGCCGAGCAAGCCATTAGCCGGCAAATTCACGTTATTGCCATTCACTGTTTGCAAATTGGTCAGATTGAGGCCGGGAGCCGCTGCATCAGCTTCTTGCCGACCGCCGACTTCCACCACGTTGCTACCGCCGGACGTGCTTCTTTGCAAGCCAAAACCCAGTTTCGCACCCAGGTTCTTACTAAAGGTATCGCTTGCCTCGACAATGCGTGCCTCGATCAATACTTGCTTGGATGCAACGTCAGTTTTTTGGACCAGCTTGCGTACTTCTTCCAGCTTGGACGGAATATCCGTTACAAACAATTGATTGGTACGCGGATCAATCACAGCGCTACCGCGCTTGGACAGAATTCGGTTAGTGGTCCCCCCAGCGCTATCCAAGGCAAACACCTGCTTGAAGGATTCCGCTTTTTGGTAATTCAACTGGAAGATTTCGGTTTTTACCGGTTCCAGTTCAGCGATCTGCGCCTTTTGCTCCAGCTCCAGTTTTTCCTTGGTCAGCAATTCATCTTTTGGCGCAATCCACAATACTGTTCCATTCTTGCGCTTGTCCAGGCCTTTGGCCTGCAGCACGATATCCAGTGCCTGATCCCAAGGAACGTCCTTGAGACGCAGTGTCAGGTTACCTGTCACCGTATCGCTGGTAATGATATTCAGGCCCGTAAAGTCAGCAATTACTTGCAGCACTGCGCGCACTTCCACATTCTGGAAATTCAGCGACAAGCGCTCGCCACTATAGCCTTGCGTTCCCTGCACCAGCTTGTTCGGATCTTCCTTGATTGGCTTGACTTCAACCACCAACTGCGTATCACTCTGATAGGCACTGTGCTCCCACAGCCCGTGGGGCGTGATCACCATGCGCACGTTCTCACCCTGCGGCGTGGTTGTGACCGTCTTTACTGGTGTGCCGAAATCGCTGACATCCAGGCGTCGACGCAATACGTCAGGCAAGCTTGTTTTCAGAAAGTCGACAACGATCGTCTGCCCCTGCTGGCGTACATCCACGCCAACCTGGTTGTTCGGCAAATTAACCACCACACGCCCCTCGCCGGATGCGCCGCGACGGAAATCAACGTCGCGCAATGCCGCCCTGCCCACGTTCGCCGGCGCAGCGGCCGCTATTGACGTACCCGCGGCATTGACCGGCGTTGCGACGCCGCCGGAGCCATCGATGGTCACCACGACGGCATTTCCTTCGATCACGGTGGCGTAGTTGAGAGGCCGCAACAGGTTGAATACCAGGCGCGAACGCTCGCCGGCCTGGACTACATTCACATTACGGACATCGCCCAGATTGATGCTTTGTGTGGCTACTCCCGTCGCATTGGCTGTACCCGGAAAATCCAGGGCAATACGTGACGGGTTGGTAATGGAAAACCCGATGGGCGGCTTTTCCATCGGGTTCTTCATCGTCACCTTGACGATGACATTGGCACCCTGCTGATTGGCCGTGATCGACTCGATGGCGTTTTCCTGTGCACTAGCAAATGCACAAGTACTGCCAAGTAGTGCGAAGGCAAAAAGTTGCCATACCTTGCGTTGTAACGCGCCGGCGTTCTTGAATTGTTCTCTTAACGCATTCATTATTTAATCTCCTGCAACTCTAACTTGGCTTGACGTTCGACCCATTCGCCGGACGCATCTTGGACAATTTCTTTTAACTCAACTGCAGTGTCGGTGATATTCGTGATCATGCCGAAATTCTGGCCGACGTAATTGCCGACCTTGAGATGAAACACCGTCCTGTCTGCCTGAATGAGTGCATAGTTGATGCCAGGCTTTTGCATGGTGCCGACCATCCGCAGAGTGTCGAGCGGATAACTTTCCAAAGCTTCGCGGCGGCGCTCCATATCGGGTTTTAATATGCTGCTCGAATTGCCTTTGGCCTTGGCCAAGGCAATTGCCAGTTTGGTTGGGCTATAAGGATCCACGGTATCGCGTTGATCATAAGAAAAAGGCAGGAATTTCTTTGGCTCGGACAACTTGGGTACGTTTACCTTGGTTTGCTGCCTTGTCTCATCCATCCATTGCCGCACTTCATCGAGGCCGCCATTGTCACACCCGCTCAACGCCGCCGCTCCCGCCAGCGCCAGGCCGATGCAATACAACCGGGTGGTCATCATTTTTTGGCTCCCTTCTTCTTTTTACCCGCTACCGCACGCTGCGCGTCCACTTCCTCGCGATCCAGATAACGGAAGGTTTTCGCCACTGCATCGAGACTCAGCGTTCTGTCCTTAGTCGTGGTCAGCTGCAGATTATTCAAGGTAACGATTCGTGGCAAATTAGCAATATCGCCTGTAAATGCGCCGACATCATGATAACTGCCAGTCACCTTAATGCTGATAGGCAGTTCTGCATAATAGTCTTTCACGATCACTTGGCCAGGTTTGAATAATTCAAATTGCAACCCGCGACCCAAGCCAGCCTGATTGATGTCCGAGAGGAGTGCGTCCATCTCAGCCTTGCTTGGCAATTGTTTTTCCAGAGTGGCGACATATTCCCCCACCTGTTCCTTTTGCCTGCGCAAGGCATCCAGATTAACTGCTTGCCTGACCTTATCCTGATAAGCAGTCCTGAGAGTAAGCTCTGCCTGCTTGCCTGCTTCCAGTTCTTCCAGTTGCGGGCTCCAATACAGATACCAACCGAGAAAAACCACAAGAGCCAGTGCACCGAATGCACACAACAAGCGTGGTGCAATTGGCCACAAGCCCGGGTGACGTCCGTTCAAGCCGCGAAATTGCGCGGATAACGACTCGCCTAAATTATTCAGATCTGCCATGGCGTCATTCCTGTCAAGGTGCCTTGGGCGCCGCCGGCGCCGCAGCAGTACCAGCCGCAATTGCGGCCGGCGGTTGTTGTACCTGATCGCGGGGACGCTTGATCCCGACATTGACCGTGAAGTCAAAAACCCTCTTGGCATCCCGTCCAGTGCCAACGCCAGCGGCGCGAATTTCGATCAGGTCTGGACGCTCCAGCCATGTCGAATTGTTGCCGAGATTGCGCAGCAATTCTGATACACGCTCATTGGATTGCGCGTAACCATTCAAGGCAACCCGCTGTCCTTCTTGCTTGAAGGATTTCAGGTACACCCCTTCCGGCACCTGCTTGACCAATTCATCCATCAGATACACTGGTTGATTGCGATCGCTTTGCAAGTCTTCGACCGCCTGCTGGCGCGCCTTGAGCGCTTCGATTTCCTCGCGCAGCGTGGCAATTTCCTTGATCTGTACATCCAGCTTGGCGTTTTCTGCCTTGATGAATTCATTGCGCTCGGTTTGCGCGGAAATCTGTGCCGCGATAAACCCGCCGCCGGCCAGCACAATCAAGCCGCCAGCCAATGCCGCACTACCCAGCAAGGCAATAAATCCGGCCTTGCGTTGCTTGCGCTTTTCCTCACGATGAGGAAGCAGATTAATCTTGACCATCAGTCAAACCTCCGCATTGCCAGGCCGCAGGCCACGAGATAGGCGGGCGCTTCCGTGCGTAATTGTTTTTCCCGGATACTTGATGCCAGTTGCATACCCTTGAATGGGCTGACGACCGATGCTGAAATTTTCGTCCGGTCGGCGACAACATCGACCAGGCCGGGAATCGCGGCACATCCCCCTGCCAGGAAAATCTGGTCGATCCGGGTATAAGGCGTGGAGGTGAAGAAAAATTGCACAGCGCGTGTGACTTCCATCGCGGCGCTTTCAAGGAAAGGCTCCAGCAACTCGTGCTCATAACCTTCAGGCAGATCCCCACTTTTCTTTTTCGCTTCGGCTTCGTCATGCGACAAGCCGTAGGCGCGCACAATATCTTGCGTCAATTGCCCGCCACCGAAGGGCTGCTCCCGTTCGTAGATGGTCTGACCATCCAGCAATACGGAAATATGCGTGACCTGCGTACCAATCTGCAATAACGCGACAATCTGCCCCTGTCCCCCGCTTGGCAATTGCGCCACCAGGCGGTCGACTGCGGCGCGGGCGGCATAGGATTCGATATCCATCACCAGCGGCTTTAAGCCGGCCGCCTCTGCGACAGCAACACGGTCTTCGACTTTTTCCTTGCGCGTTGCTGCCAGTAAAACTTCAACATCTTCCGGAGAATTTTGCGCTGGACCGCATACGTCAAAATCCAGGCTGACTTCATCCAGCGCGAAGGGAATATATTGGCTGGCTTCGGTTTCCACCTGAATTTCCAGCTCTTCTTCGATCAAGCCGCCGGGCAAAATAATCTTTTTCGTAATCACGGAAGCCGGGGGCATACCCAACGCCACGTGCTTGGCCTTGGTACCACTCTTTTTCCAGACACGCCGAACGGCTTCAGACACCTGCTCGATGTTTTCAATATTGCCGTCCACAACGGCGCCGCGCGGCAAAGGTTCTGACGCGAAACGTTCTAACCGCAATTCATTTTTGCCAGCTTGAGACAACTCCACGAGCTTGACGCCCGAAGTGCTGATATCAAGACCGACCAACGGCGAATTTGCTTTGCCGAATAAGGATCCAAGATCTAGAGCCAAAGCCAGGTCTCCCCCGAAAATACGCCCGTATTGAACTGTTCGCCTAACTACCTGCCTAACAGACGAATAAAATTGCGCGTGGAAAATCTTGTTTAAAAACCAGTGTTTAGACGACTTTTGTCAAACGTTACATTAAATCGTAGCAATAAGGTTCAGGCGATGTAAAGCAATTTCCTTACAGTAATTTACAAATCCGTTGCCAAAACCCCACGCGAGCAAGCTCCCCAGCTGGTTTTCATTGCTTTGCCGTAGAGACGTTCAGTACAGGTTTGCCGGACGTTTATAATGAGCTGGATACTATTTCCATAGATAAAGCGCATGATGTTAGATCCTTCCACCGGAGAAACGCCTTCCCCGGTACGCAACGCCCTGCCCAAACTGCTTTTGCGTTCATTCGCCGCACTGATCGGTGTGTTTGCCGCATTATTTCTGGCCGGCGTCCTGGTCATCGTCTTTGTTCTGGCAATGGCCTATCCCAACCTGCCGGCCCTGGATACCTTGATGGATTACCGGCCGAAAATCCCTTTACGGATTTTTTCTGCCGATAACGTCCTGATTGGCGAATTCGGGGAAGAACGCCGCAATATGGTGCGCGTCAAGGATATTCCCGAGATCATGAAAAAGGCGGTGCTGGCGATCGAAGATGACCGCTTTTATGAACATAGCGGCGTCGATTACCTCGGCATCCTGCGCGCAGCGCTTCACAACGTCAGCGGTGGCGCCAAACAAGGCGCATCCACGATCACGCAGCAAGTGGCGCGCAATTTTTTCCTTTCGAGCGAACAAACGGTCAAGCGGAAAGTATATGAAATGCTGCTTGCCTGGAAAATCGAGCAAAACCTGTCAAAAGACCAGATCCTCGAGATTTACATGAACCAGATTTACCTGGGTCAGCGCGCTTATGGATTTTCTTCGGCGGCACAAATCTATTTCGGCAAGAAGCTGGATAAATTGACAATTGCAGAGGCGGCCATGCTGGCCGGCTTGCCCAAAGCGCCTTCTGCCTACAATCCGGTCGCCAACCCGAAACGTGCCACGGCACGCCAGCAATACATCATTTCGCGCATGTACCAACTGGGCTACATCACGCAAGACCAGTATGAAAAGGCACGCAATGAAGAATTGAAGGTCAAGACCGACAGC comes from the Janthinobacterium sp. 17J80-10 genome and includes:
- the pilQ gene encoding type IV pilus secretin PilQ translates to MNALREQFKNAGALQRKVWQLFAFALLGSTCAFASAQENAIESITANQQGANVIVKVTMKNPMEKPPIGFSITNPSRIALDFPGTANATGVATQSINLGDVRNVNVVQAGERSRLVFNLLRPLNYATVIEGNAVVVTIDGSGGVATPVNAAGTSIAAAAPANVGRAALRDVDFRRGASGEGRVVVNLPNNQVGVDVRQQGQTIVVDFLKTSLPDVLRRRLDVSDFGTPVKTVTTTPQGENVRMVITPHGLWEHSAYQSDTQLVVEVKPIKEDPNKLVQGTQGYSGERLSLNFQNVEVRAVLQVIADFTGLNIITSDTVTGNLTLRLKDVPWDQALDIVLQAKGLDKRKNGTVLWIAPKDELLTKEKLELEQKAQIAELEPVKTEIFQLNYQKAESFKQVFALDSAGGTTNRILSKRGSAVIDPRTNQLFVTDIPSKLEEVRKLVQKTDVASKQVLIEARIVEASDTFSKNLGAKLGFGLQRSTSGGSNVVEVGGRQEADAAAPGLNLTNLQTVNGNNVNLPANGLLGNTAGTIAVSLFNAAATRFISLELSALEADGKGKIISSPRIVTADQLKALIEQGTELPYQQATSSGATSVAFRKANLKLEVTPQITPDGNVILDVDVNKDSVGQQTISGFAIDTKHVKTQVLVENGGTIVLGGIYQQVERDSVSKVPLFGDIPVLGNLFKTTSRTNDKTELLIFLTPKILSDKLSVR
- the raiA gene encoding ribosome-associated translation inhibitor RaiA, yielding MNLTISGHHLELTPPIREYVHAKLERIRRHFDHVIDAAVILTVDKLAEKDKRQRAEITLRMRGKDVHVESIAHDLYAAIDGLVDKLDRQVLKYKAILQDHQHQAIKHLPESMTAAPEE
- a CDS encoding type 4a pilus biogenesis protein PilO → MADLNNLGESLSAQFRGLNGRHPGLWPIAPRLLCAFGALALVVFLGWYLYWSPQLEELEAGKQAELTLRTAYQDKVRQAVNLDALRRQKEQVGEYVATLEKQLPSKAEMDALLSDINQAGLGRGLQFELFKPGQVIVKDYYAELPISIKVTGSYHDVGAFTGDIANLPRIVTLNNLQLTTTKDRTLSLDAVAKTFRYLDREEVDAQRAVAGKKKKGAKK
- a CDS encoding enoyl-CoA hydratase/isomerase family protein; its protein translation is MNDHILTRIQHRTGMLTLNRPQALNSLSLEMVRAMTRALLDWRDDDAIKAVFIHSNSEKAFCAGGDIRFFYQSGQATPQQGSALIEDFFTEEYALNRLIHHYPKPYIVLMDGIVMGGGMGIAQCHSAGRLRIVTERSKLAMPEVNIGLFPDVGGSYFLSRAPAQIGTWLALTANPVGAADALHAGLADVFIPAERLADLHALAGTGDGNDIDQDVRHFAAQFSAGDTGELARQRDAIDHHFSFDDVPSIMDSLAGDASAFAQTTLATMQKRSPLMLCVTLRQLRAGAGMTFEECLRMERSMMRHCFKQGEAFEGIRAAVIDKDLCPAWGSPSPQAVSAEMVAGFFQPAWPAHAHPLRTWL
- a CDS encoding pilus assembly protein PilP, which translates into the protein MMTTRLYCIGLALAGAAALSGCDNGGLDEVRQWMDETRQQTKVNVPKLSEPKKFLPFSYDQRDTVDPYSPTKLAIALAKAKGNSSSILKPDMERRREALESYPLDTLRMVGTMQKPGINYALIQADRTVFHLKVGNYVGQNFGMITNITDTAVELKEIVQDASGEWVERQAKLELQEIK
- a CDS encoding pilus assembly protein PilM, with product MALDLGSLFGKANSPLVGLDISTSGVKLVELSQAGKNELRLERFASEPLPRGAVVDGNIENIEQVSEAVRRVWKKSGTKAKHVALGMPPASVITKKIILPGGLIEEELEIQVETEASQYIPFALDEVSLDFDVCGPAQNSPEDVEVLLAATRKEKVEDRVAVAEAAGLKPLVMDIESYAARAAVDRLVAQLPSGGQGQIVALLQIGTQVTHISVLLDGQTIYEREQPFGGGQLTQDIVRAYGLSHDEAEAKKKSGDLPEGYEHELLEPFLESAAMEVTRAVQFFFTSTPYTRIDQIFLAGGCAAIPGLVDVVADRTKISASVVSPFKGMQLASSIREKQLRTEAPAYLVACGLAMRRFD
- a CDS encoding deoxyguanosinetriphosphate triphosphohydrolase; the protein is MNLEAYLAPYAAHSATSRGRRFAESPATSRTEFQRDRDRIVHSTAFRRLEYKTQVFVNHEGDLFRTRLTHSIEVAQIARSIARNLRLNEDLVEAISLAHDLGHTPFGHAGQDALNACMDQYGGFEHNLQSLRVVDKLEERYGAFDGLNLMFETREGVLKHCSSQNAHMLGELGQRFLEKKQPTLEAQLANLADEIAYNNHDIDDGLRSGLLTIEQLDEIDFFARHRREAEAAFPGIGGRRMINETVRRMINTLIVDLISTSGQKIQDAGVQSLEQVRNAPALISFSDAMRKEELLLKRFLRENLYRHYQVNRMTSKAKRIVRELFETFMAEPRLLAPDYQVAGGDPARQARKVADYIAGMTDRYAMREHRRLFMIDEI
- a CDS encoding PilN domain-containing protein, which produces MVKINLLPHREEKRKQRKAGFIALLGSAALAGGLIVLAGGGFIAAQISAQTERNEFIKAENAKLDVQIKEIATLREEIEALKARQQAVEDLQSDRNQPVYLMDELVKQVPEGVYLKSFKQEGQRVALNGYAQSNERVSELLRNLGNNSTWLERPDLIEIRAAGVGTGRDAKRVFDFTVNVGIKRPRDQVQQPPAAIAAGTAAAPAAPKAP